The following proteins are encoded in a genomic region of Rubrobacter xylanophilus DSM 9941:
- the thrC gene encoding threonine synthase: MIRRWRGWLPEIPEQAVAELGEGDTPLVEATRLSGRVGARVYLKLEGLNPTASFKDRGMTVAMSRAAAAGRTACVCASTGNTAASAAAYAARAGMVCFVVVPAGKIALGKAVQVLAHGAEIVQIEGNFDAALRLSRRAAEELEHVALVNSVNPDRIEGQKTAAFEVCEALGRPPEALALPVGNAGNITAYWKGFTEWQRAGRAAGRPRMLGFQAAGAAPLVAGHDIESPETVASAIRIGSPASREGALRAVRESGGLIESVTDAEILEAQDLLAREEGVFCEPASAAGVAGLLKLAREGRAPAGTAVCVLTGHGLKDPDAVLSRVRLPEPVPATFEDVARRLGA; encoded by the coding sequence GTGATCCGGCGGTGGCGCGGGTGGCTTCCGGAGATACCGGAGCAGGCCGTCGCAGAGCTCGGGGAGGGCGACACCCCGCTGGTCGAGGCGACGCGGCTCTCCGGGAGGGTGGGGGCCCGGGTGTACCTGAAGCTCGAGGGCCTCAACCCCACCGCCTCGTTCAAGGACCGGGGGATGACGGTGGCCATGAGCCGGGCCGCTGCGGCCGGGCGCACGGCCTGCGTGTGCGCCTCCACCGGCAACACGGCGGCCTCCGCGGCGGCGTACGCCGCCCGGGCCGGGATGGTCTGCTTCGTGGTGGTCCCGGCGGGCAAGATCGCGCTGGGCAAGGCGGTGCAGGTGCTGGCGCACGGGGCGGAGATCGTCCAGATAGAGGGCAACTTCGACGCCGCCCTCCGGCTCTCGCGCCGGGCGGCGGAGGAGCTGGAGCACGTGGCGCTGGTGAACTCGGTGAACCCGGACCGGATCGAGGGCCAGAAGACGGCGGCCTTCGAGGTCTGCGAGGCGCTGGGGCGGCCGCCGGAGGCGCTGGCGCTCCCGGTGGGCAACGCGGGGAACATCACCGCCTACTGGAAGGGGTTCACCGAGTGGCAGCGGGCCGGGCGCGCCGCCGGGCGGCCCAGGATGCTCGGCTTCCAGGCCGCGGGGGCGGCGCCGCTGGTCGCCGGGCACGACATCGAGAGCCCGGAGACGGTGGCGAGCGCCATCCGCATCGGCTCCCCGGCGAGCCGGGAGGGCGCCCTGCGGGCGGTGCGCGAGTCCGGCGGCCTCATAGAGAGCGTCACCGACGCGGAGATCCTGGAGGCCCAGGATCTCCTGGCCCGGGAGGAGGGCGTCTTCTGCGAGCCCGCCTCGGCGGCGGGGGTGGCGGGGCTCCTGAAGCTGGCGCGGGAGGGCCGCGCCCCGGCGGGGACGGCCGTCTGCGTGCTCACCGGCCACGGCCTCAAGGACCCGGACGCCGTGCTCAGCCGCGTCCGGCTGCCGGAGCCCGTCCCCGCCACCTTCGAGGACGTCGCCCGGAGGCTGGGCGCGTGA
- the rfbA gene encoding glucose-1-phosphate thymidylyltransferase RfbA, whose translation MKGIVLAGGSGTRLYPLTIAVSKQLLPVYDKPMIYYPLSTLMMAGIREILIISTPQDLPRFEQLLGDGSQWGMSFSYAVQPRPEGLAQAFVIGRDFVGRENVSLILGDNIFYGQGFEELLGRAASRREGATIFGYYVRDPERYGVVEFDRDGSVLSIEEKPERPRSHYAVTGLYFYDNRVLDIAAGLKPSWRGELEITDVNVAYLRLGELRVELMGRGMAWLDAGTHESLQQAGNFIETLEVRQGLKIGCPEEIAYRRGYIDAAQLERLAAAMQKNGYGQYLLELLRSEEFVV comes from the coding sequence ATGAAGGGCATCGTGCTCGCCGGCGGCTCCGGGACCCGGCTCTACCCGCTCACCATAGCGGTCAGCAAGCAGCTGCTGCCCGTCTACGACAAGCCCATGATCTACTACCCCCTCTCCACCCTCATGATGGCCGGCATCCGGGAGATCCTCATCATCTCCACCCCCCAGGACCTGCCGCGCTTCGAGCAGCTGCTGGGCGACGGCTCGCAGTGGGGGATGAGCTTCAGCTACGCCGTCCAGCCCCGCCCCGAGGGGCTCGCGCAGGCGTTCGTCATCGGGCGGGACTTCGTCGGGCGGGAGAACGTCTCGCTCATCCTGGGCGACAACATCTTCTACGGCCAGGGCTTCGAGGAGCTGCTCGGGCGGGCGGCGTCCCGCAGGGAGGGGGCGACCATCTTCGGCTACTACGTCCGCGACCCCGAGCGCTACGGGGTGGTCGAGTTCGACCGCGACGGGAGCGTCCTCTCCATCGAGGAGAAGCCCGAGCGGCCCCGCTCGCACTACGCGGTGACCGGCCTCTACTTCTACGACAACCGGGTGCTGGACATCGCGGCGGGGCTCAAGCCCTCCTGGAGGGGGGAGCTGGAGATCACCGACGTGAACGTGGCCTACCTGCGCCTCGGCGAGCTGCGGGTGGAGCTGATGGGCCGGGGGATGGCCTGGCTCGACGCCGGGACCCACGAGTCGCTGCAGCAGGCGGGCAACTTCATAGAGACGCTGGAGGTGCGGCAGGGGCTGAAGATCGGGTGCCCGGAGGAGATCGCCTACCGCCGGGGCTACATCGACGCGGCCCAGCTGGAGCGGCTGGCGGCCGCGATGCAGAAGAACGGCTACGGCCAGTACCTGCTGGAGCTGCTGCGGAGCGAGGAGTTCGTGGTGTGA
- the rfbB gene encoding dTDP-glucose 4,6-dehydratase — MRPRRDPTGEKQTILVTGGAGFIGGNFVLLAVGAYRVVNLDALTYAGNLETLARVEGHPDHLFVRGRIGDRELVEHLLASHRPRAVVNFAAETHVDRSIDGPRAFVQTNVVETLELLEAVLGYWGALEGEERGSFRLVHVSTDEVYGTLGPEGRFTEESPYRPNSPYAASKAASDHLVRAYNRTYGLPAIITNCSNNYGPYQYPEKLVPLTITRALEGRPIPVYGDGGQVRDWLYVEDHCRAIARVLEEGAPGEVYNIGGDSERTNLQTVRTICGLLDRLVPGSPHAPHGSLITFVEDRPGHDRRYAIDAGKIGRELGWRPEETFESGMEKTVRWYLENRGWCERVMAGKYGGERLGLGGRRAR; from the coding sequence TTGCGGCCGAGGAGGGACCCGACGGGCGAGAAGCAGACCATCCTGGTGACCGGCGGGGCCGGGTTCATAGGCGGCAACTTCGTGCTCCTGGCGGTTGGGGCCTACCGCGTCGTGAACCTGGACGCCCTCACCTACGCGGGCAACCTCGAGACGCTCGCGCGGGTGGAGGGGCACCCGGACCACCTCTTCGTGCGCGGCCGGATCGGGGACCGGGAGCTCGTGGAGCATCTGCTCGCCTCCCACCGCCCGCGGGCGGTGGTGAACTTCGCCGCCGAGACCCACGTGGACCGCTCCATAGACGGTCCCCGCGCCTTCGTCCAGACCAACGTCGTCGAGACGCTGGAGCTGCTGGAGGCGGTGCTCGGCTACTGGGGCGCGCTGGAGGGGGAGGAGCGCGGGTCCTTCCGCCTGGTGCACGTCTCCACCGACGAGGTCTACGGGACGCTCGGGCCCGAGGGGCGCTTCACCGAGGAGAGCCCCTACCGGCCCAACTCGCCCTACGCGGCCTCCAAGGCCGCCTCCGACCACCTCGTCCGCGCTTACAACCGCACCTACGGCCTGCCGGCCATCATCACCAACTGCTCCAACAACTACGGCCCCTACCAGTACCCGGAGAAGCTGGTGCCCCTCACGATCACCCGGGCGCTCGAGGGGCGGCCGATCCCGGTCTACGGCGACGGCGGGCAGGTGCGCGACTGGCTCTACGTGGAGGACCACTGCCGGGCGATAGCGCGGGTGCTCGAGGAGGGCGCGCCCGGCGAGGTGTACAACATCGGGGGGGACAGCGAGCGGACCAACCTCCAGACCGTGAGGACCATCTGCGGGCTGCTCGACCGGCTGGTCCCCGGCTCGCCGCACGCGCCGCACGGGTCGCTCATCACCTTCGTCGAGGACAGGCCCGGCCACGACCGGCGCTACGCCATAGACGCGGGCAAGATAGGGCGCGAGCTGGGCTGGCGGCCGGAGGAGACCTTCGAGAGCGGGATGGAGAAGACCGTCCGCTGGTACCTGGAGAACCGGGGGTGGTGCGAGCGGGTGATGGCGGGCAAGTACGGCGGGGAGCGGCTCGGGCTCGGGGGGCGGCGGGCGCGATGA
- the thrB gene encoding homoserine kinase: MISVRVPATSANLGPGFDCVGLALSLSTRISLDRAAVPRVEVRGTGEHLIPGGTDHPAYRAAAFVAEFVGEPEAHFHLVQENSIPPSRGLGGSAAALVGGAVAANDLLGRPMAAPDLLNLVCELDGHPDNAAPALLGGLVIGTLTPEGVRCVRLEPRGLRAAVVVPDFPVSTTAARRALPEKVPHRDAVFNVGRSGLLLGALATGEYHLLRVAMQDRLHQPYRAHLVPGLSAVIEAALRAGSYGASLSGSGPTVIALTPQDRAEEAAAAMRAAFEERGVKAAAWALEVDLSGARVEPPGEVPAPVPEPVL; this comes from the coding sequence GTGATCTCCGTCCGGGTCCCGGCCACCTCGGCGAACCTGGGGCCCGGCTTCGACTGCGTGGGGCTGGCGCTCTCGCTGTCCACCCGGATCAGCCTGGACCGGGCCGCCGTCCCCCGCGTGGAGGTGCGGGGGACGGGCGAGCACCTCATCCCGGGCGGGACGGACCACCCGGCCTACCGGGCGGCCGCCTTCGTGGCGGAGTTCGTGGGGGAGCCAGAGGCCCACTTCCACCTCGTCCAGGAGAACTCCATCCCGCCCTCCCGCGGGCTGGGGGGCAGCGCCGCGGCGCTGGTGGGGGGCGCGGTGGCGGCCAACGACCTCCTGGGCCGCCCGATGGCCGCCCCGGACCTGCTGAACCTGGTCTGCGAGCTGGACGGCCACCCGGACAACGCCGCCCCCGCCCTGCTCGGCGGGCTGGTCATCGGGACCCTCACGCCGGAGGGGGTGCGGTGCGTGCGGCTGGAGCCCAGAGGGTTGCGGGCGGCGGTGGTGGTCCCGGACTTCCCCGTCTCCACCACGGCCGCCCGGCGGGCGCTCCCGGAGAAGGTGCCCCACCGCGACGCGGTCTTCAACGTGGGCCGCTCCGGGCTGCTGCTCGGGGCCCTCGCCACCGGCGAGTACCACCTGCTGCGGGTGGCGATGCAGGACCGGCTGCACCAGCCCTACCGGGCGCACCTGGTCCCGGGCCTCTCCGCCGTGATAGAGGCCGCGCTGCGGGCCGGCTCCTACGGGGCCTCGCTCTCCGGCTCGGGGCCCACGGTCATCGCCCTCACCCCGCAGGACCGGGCGGAGGAGGCCGCCGCGGCGATGCGGGCGGCCTTCGAGGAGCGGGGGGTGAAGGCCGCGGCCTGGGCGCTGGAGGTGGACCTCTCGGGCGCCCGCGTCGAGCCGCCGGGGGAGGTCCCGGCCCCCGTCCCGGAGCCGGTGCTCTGA